The following proteins come from a genomic window of Blastococcus sp. HT6-30:
- a CDS encoding beta-phosphoglucomutase family hydrolase, with protein MPTPRSLGLPDDVRACLFDLDGVLTATATVHMAAWKRTFDGFLRSRDPQAPEFTQDDYNHHVDGKPRADGVRDFLASRGITLPEGDPGDAPDAETVQGVATRKNELVQRELEEHGVEVYEGSMAYLRAVKEAGLATAVVTASANGERVVAAGGFAELIDARVDGVVAREEGLAGKPAPDTFLAGARALGVTPQEAVVFEDALAGVAAGRAGGFAFVVGVDRVGHADGLREAGADVVVTDLAELLDRT; from the coding sequence GTGCCCACTCCGCGATCGCTCGGCCTCCCGGACGACGTCCGTGCCTGCCTGTTCGACCTCGACGGCGTCCTCACCGCGACGGCGACGGTGCACATGGCGGCCTGGAAGCGCACCTTCGACGGGTTCCTGCGGTCGCGCGACCCCCAAGCGCCCGAGTTCACGCAGGACGACTACAACCACCACGTCGACGGCAAGCCCCGCGCCGACGGCGTCCGCGACTTCCTGGCCAGCCGCGGCATCACCCTCCCCGAGGGCGACCCGGGGGACGCTCCGGACGCGGAGACGGTGCAGGGGGTGGCCACTCGCAAGAACGAGCTGGTGCAGCGGGAGCTCGAGGAGCACGGCGTCGAGGTCTACGAGGGGTCGATGGCCTACCTGCGGGCGGTGAAGGAGGCCGGGCTGGCCACCGCGGTGGTCACGGCGTCGGCGAACGGGGAGCGGGTGGTGGCCGCCGGCGGGTTCGCCGAGCTCATCGACGCCCGCGTCGACGGCGTCGTCGCCCGCGAGGAGGGGCTGGCGGGCAAGCCGGCGCCCGACACGTTCCTCGCCGGCGCCCGCGCCCTCGGCGTGACGCCGCAGGAGGCCGTGGTGTTCGAGGACGCGCTCGCCGGGGTGGCCGCCGGACGGGCGGGCGGGTTCGCCTTCGTCGTCGGCGTGGACCGGGTCGGCCACGCCGACGGGCTGCGCGAGGCCGGCGCCGACGTCGTCGTCACCGACCTCGCCGAACTGCTGGACCGGACATGA
- a CDS encoding YbhB/YbcL family Raf kinase inhibitor-like protein, with protein MADRPTPPNPYDFLPQVPGFTVTSSDVSDGQVLPMPQVSGVMGAGGEDRSPQLAWSGFPEGTRSFAVTVYDPDAPTASGFWHWAVANIPASVTELPSGAGDKDAPLLPDGAVQLRNDGGFAGFVGAAPPAGHGPHRYFVVVHAVDTERLDVDAATTPAVLGFNLFFHTLARATLVATYEQE; from the coding sequence ATGGCCGACCGGCCCACCCCGCCGAACCCGTACGACTTCCTGCCGCAGGTGCCGGGCTTCACCGTCACCAGCAGCGACGTGTCCGACGGCCAGGTGCTGCCGATGCCCCAGGTCAGCGGCGTCATGGGCGCCGGCGGCGAGGACCGCTCGCCGCAGCTGGCCTGGTCCGGCTTCCCCGAGGGCACCCGCAGCTTCGCCGTGACCGTCTACGACCCCGACGCCCCCACCGCCAGCGGCTTCTGGCACTGGGCGGTGGCCAACATCCCGGCGTCGGTCACCGAGCTGCCCTCCGGCGCCGGCGACAAGGACGCCCCGCTGCTCCCCGACGGCGCGGTGCAGCTGCGCAACGACGGCGGCTTCGCCGGCTTCGTGGGCGCCGCTCCCCCGGCCGGGCACGGCCCGCACCGCTACTTCGTGGTGGTGCACGCGGTCGACACCGAGCGGCTCGACGTCGACGCCGCCACCACGCCCGCCGTCCTCGGGTTCAACCTGTTCTTCCACACGCTGGCGCGGGCCACGCTCGTCGCCACCTACGAGCAGGAGTGA
- a CDS encoding aminotransferase class I/II-fold pyridoxal phosphate-dependent enzyme, whose translation MDDHAPEDLSPVFDAYSEEGLRAAGSLKWTRYGQALGAFVAEMDFGTAPAVTDTLAAAVAGNRFGYLTPEAATDMARACARWQADRYGWAVPAEWVTPLPDVLAGLQAAIEYFTPPGSPVVLPTPAYMPFLRVPGLLGREILQVPMVRRDGRTTYDLGGIARALQAGGRLVVHCNPHNPLGRVFSVEEQLALADVVERAGARVFSDEIHAPLVLPGAVHRPYASLSAVTAGHTVTATSASKAWNLPGLKAAQLILTSEADADHWSQVGFLAGHGASTPGVLAATAAYDRGRGWLDSVLGYLDGNRRLLGHLLAERVPGIRFEPPEGTYLAWLDCRELALRGPAGQFFLEQAGVALVEGAECGAPGAGHVRLNFATPRPVLTALVDRMAAALAHTDGGPQGGVGLPLA comes from the coding sequence ATGGACGACCACGCTCCCGAGGACCTCTCCCCGGTCTTCGACGCGTACAGCGAGGAGGGGCTGCGGGCCGCCGGCAGCCTGAAGTGGACGCGGTACGGCCAGGCGCTGGGCGCATTCGTCGCCGAGATGGACTTCGGGACGGCCCCGGCGGTGACGGACACCCTGGCCGCCGCCGTGGCCGGGAACCGGTTCGGGTACCTGACGCCGGAGGCGGCGACCGACATGGCCCGGGCCTGCGCGCGGTGGCAGGCCGACCGCTACGGCTGGGCGGTGCCCGCCGAGTGGGTCACCCCGCTGCCCGACGTGCTGGCCGGCCTGCAGGCGGCGATCGAGTACTTCACCCCGCCCGGCAGCCCGGTCGTCCTCCCCACGCCCGCCTACATGCCGTTCCTGCGGGTGCCCGGTCTGCTCGGGCGGGAGATCCTCCAGGTGCCGATGGTGCGCCGCGATGGCCGGACGACCTACGACCTGGGCGGGATCGCCCGGGCGCTGCAGGCGGGTGGCCGCCTGGTCGTGCACTGCAATCCGCACAACCCGCTGGGGCGCGTGTTCTCGGTCGAGGAGCAGCTGGCGCTGGCCGACGTCGTGGAGCGGGCAGGGGCGCGTGTGTTCTCCGACGAGATCCACGCACCTCTGGTGCTGCCCGGCGCGGTTCACCGGCCCTACGCCTCGCTCTCCGCCGTGACGGCCGGGCACACCGTCACCGCGACGTCGGCGTCGAAGGCCTGGAACCTGCCCGGTCTCAAGGCGGCGCAGCTGATCCTCACCAGCGAGGCCGACGCGGACCACTGGTCGCAGGTGGGCTTCCTCGCCGGCCACGGCGCGTCGACGCCCGGAGTGCTGGCCGCCACCGCCGCCTACGACCGGGGCCGCGGCTGGCTCGACTCGGTCCTCGGCTACCTCGACGGGAACCGACGGCTGCTGGGACACCTGCTGGCCGAGCGGGTGCCGGGCATCCGGTTCGAACCACCGGAGGGCACCTACCTGGCGTGGCTCGACTGCCGGGAGCTGGCCCTGCGGGGCCCGGCGGGCCAGTTCTTCCTCGAGCAGGCCGGCGTGGCGCTGGTCGAGGGCGCGGAGTGCGGCGCTCCCGGTGCCGGTCACGTGCGACTGAACTTCGCGACGCCCCGCCCGGTGCTGACCGCCCTGGTGGACCGGATGGCCGCCGCCCTCGCCCACACGGACGGGGGCCCGCAAGGGGGCGTGGGGCTGCCACTAGCGTGA
- a CDS encoding DUF5999 family protein: protein MCTHRTTCPEAASEARDLAAVVSSHPEQGWRLLCNGVVLFDDDGELLPDGRSFPDHHVWLAPELVSA, encoded by the coding sequence ATGTGCACCCATCGCACCACCTGCCCGGAGGCCGCCAGCGAGGCCCGCGATCTCGCCGCGGTAGTGAGCAGCCATCCCGAGCAGGGGTGGCGGCTGCTCTGCAACGGCGTCGTCCTGTTCGACGACGACGGCGAGCTCCTCCCCGACGGCCGGTCGTTCCCCGACCACCACGTGTGGCTGGCCCCCGAGCTCGTCAGCGCCTGA
- a CDS encoding serine hydrolase — protein MSHPVARHRSGIVAVPLVAALAVVQLLALGAARPGRAVAGGAPPAGIVADAVHGYGAVGTVAVARQQTRATEGSVRAAEARAARRAAYGSDNGPVAERPFPTASMVKLFMAEDILTRARDGSIGLTAAERDLLREMIRRSDDPAASTLWVRFGGGQMVRDVAARYDLPGTGPPSARIPGQWGQAVTTAQDVARFLALLPVVAHPDDAAAVLSWMREATPRAADGFDQRFGLFGTLPGEPALKQGWMCCVDGQRHLHSVAVLGSRVIVLLSEVPRTVGYGSARAALDAAGAAVAARVGVPGGR, from the coding sequence GTGTCCCATCCGGTTGCCCGGCACCGGTCCGGGATCGTGGCGGTTCCGCTGGTCGCGGCCCTCGCCGTCGTCCAGCTGCTCGCGCTGGGCGCGGCCCGCCCGGGCCGCGCCGTGGCCGGCGGTGCGCCTCCGGCCGGCATCGTGGCCGACGCGGTGCACGGCTACGGCGCGGTCGGCACGGTCGCGGTCGCCCGCCAGCAGACCCGCGCCACCGAGGGCAGCGTCCGCGCCGCCGAGGCCCGGGCCGCGCGCCGGGCCGCGTACGGCTCCGACAACGGCCCGGTGGCCGAGCGACCGTTCCCGACCGCCTCCATGGTCAAGTTGTTCATGGCCGAGGACATCCTCACCAGGGCGCGCGACGGTTCGATCGGGCTGACGGCCGCCGAGCGCGACCTGCTGCGCGAGATGATCCGCCGCTCGGACGATCCGGCGGCCTCCACCCTGTGGGTGCGGTTCGGCGGCGGGCAGATGGTGCGCGACGTGGCCGCCCGCTACGACCTCCCCGGCACCGGCCCCCCGTCGGCGCGGATCCCCGGTCAGTGGGGGCAGGCGGTCACGACGGCGCAGGACGTCGCCCGGTTCCTCGCGCTGCTGCCCGTGGTCGCCCACCCCGACGACGCGGCGGCGGTGCTGAGCTGGATGCGCGAGGCGACGCCCCGGGCCGCCGACGGCTTCGACCAGCGGTTCGGGTTGTTCGGCACGCTGCCCGGCGAACCGGCCCTGAAGCAGGGGTGGATGTGCTGCGTCGACGGTCAGCGGCACCTCCACTCGGTCGCCGTGCTCGGCTCCCGGGTGATCGTGCTGCTCAGCGAGGTCCCGCGGACGGTCGGCTACGGCTCGGCACGCGCGGCCCTCGACGCGGCCGGAGCCGCGGTCGCCGCCCGCGTCGGCGTCCCCGGCGGCAGGTGA
- a CDS encoding glycerophosphodiester phosphodiesterase: MPAARFAFLDAPTPLAMAHRGGAIEHLENSMPAFEACVELGYRYLETDVQVTADGVLVAFHDPTLERTTDRSGRIDSLTWAQVSEARIGGREPVVRLEDLLGAWPDVRINLDIKAAGVLAPLVRLVGRMEVTDRICLGSFSDARIAAARRLFGPTVCTSLGPRGVAALRLSSYSPRAAGLVRISAGCAQVPLQLGGRALVDERFLAAAHARGLQVHVWTVDDPVEAEAMLDLGVDGIMTDRPTMLREVLEKRGQWSPR, translated from the coding sequence GTGCCTGCCGCACGGTTCGCCTTCCTCGACGCGCCGACCCCGTTGGCCATGGCCCACCGCGGCGGTGCCATCGAGCACCTGGAGAACAGCATGCCCGCCTTCGAGGCGTGCGTGGAGCTGGGGTACCGGTACCTGGAGACCGACGTCCAGGTGACCGCCGATGGCGTGCTCGTCGCCTTCCACGACCCGACGCTGGAGCGGACCACCGACCGCAGCGGGCGGATCGACTCCCTGACCTGGGCGCAGGTCTCCGAAGCCCGGATCGGTGGCCGGGAGCCGGTCGTGCGCCTGGAGGACCTGCTCGGCGCGTGGCCCGACGTCCGGATCAACCTCGACATCAAGGCTGCCGGGGTACTGGCTCCGCTCGTCCGGCTGGTCGGGCGCATGGAGGTGACCGACCGGATCTGCCTCGGGTCGTTCTCCGACGCCCGGATCGCGGCCGCCCGGCGGTTGTTCGGCCCGACCGTCTGCACGTCCCTGGGCCCCCGCGGGGTGGCGGCGCTGCGGCTGTCGTCCTACTCCCCCCGGGCGGCCGGCCTGGTGCGCATCTCGGCCGGCTGCGCGCAGGTGCCCCTCCAGCTCGGCGGGCGCGCGCTGGTCGACGAGCGGTTCCTCGCGGCCGCGCACGCCCGCGGGCTGCAGGTGCACGTGTGGACCGTCGACGACCCGGTCGAGGCCGAGGCCATGCTGGACCTCGGCGTCGACGGGATCATGACCGACCGGCCGACCATGCTGCGCGAGGTGCTGGAGAAGCGCGGTCAGTGGTCGCCGCGGTGA
- a CDS encoding lysophospholipid acyltransferase family protein, whose protein sequence is MRLRDWRPRTPPLPEDLAQLVRPGDPEWFARELAIAVAPPWWLWRSVLRRLSWLVGVFGRVEVTGTIPEELRRGPLLLAANHIGDFDPFVVAVALHRLGVTPRIMATGGIISAPVAGALLERTGAIRVERGTELARHAVRVTEVALVHGGHVVAYPEGRVGLAPDFWPERGRTGMARLALGLRVPVIPVSQWGAHEVLQYGNDRGKLRTAVRAVLRRPALRVHVGPPVVFDDLQMGRVGDANRARVRIAAALTRGLRPLREGELDRPAFVDPTRPTSAVAAFPGGVVPDDIP, encoded by the coding sequence GTGAGGCTGCGCGACTGGCGGCCGCGCACCCCTCCCCTGCCGGAGGACCTCGCGCAGCTGGTCCGGCCCGGTGACCCCGAGTGGTTCGCCCGCGAGCTGGCCATCGCCGTGGCGCCGCCGTGGTGGCTCTGGCGTTCGGTCCTGCGTCGGCTCTCCTGGCTGGTGGGCGTCTTCGGCCGGGTGGAGGTCACCGGCACCATCCCCGAGGAGCTGCGCCGGGGGCCGCTGCTGCTGGCGGCCAACCACATCGGCGACTTCGACCCGTTCGTCGTCGCCGTCGCCCTCCACCGGCTGGGCGTCACCCCGCGGATCATGGCGACCGGCGGGATCATCTCCGCGCCGGTCGCCGGCGCGCTGCTGGAGCGGACCGGCGCCATCCGGGTCGAGCGGGGCACGGAGCTGGCGCGGCACGCCGTGCGGGTGACCGAGGTGGCCCTCGTCCACGGCGGCCACGTCGTCGCCTATCCCGAGGGCCGGGTGGGCCTGGCCCCGGACTTCTGGCCCGAGCGGGGCCGCACCGGCATGGCGCGGCTCGCGCTCGGCCTGCGGGTGCCGGTCATCCCGGTCAGCCAGTGGGGGGCCCACGAGGTGCTCCAGTACGGCAACGACCGGGGCAAGCTGCGCACCGCCGTCCGAGCGGTGCTGCGCCGCCCGGCGCTGCGGGTCCACGTCGGCCCGCCGGTGGTCTTCGACGACCTGCAGATGGGCCGGGTCGGTGACGCCAACCGCGCTCGGGTCCGGATCGCCGCAGCGCTGACCCGGGGGCTGCGGCCGCTGCGCGAGGGAGAGCTCGACAGGCCCGCGTTCGTCGACCCGACCCGCCCGACCAGCGCCGTCGCCGCCTTTCCGGGTGGTGTCGTGCCGGACGACATCCCGTGA
- a CDS encoding GNAT family N-acetyltransferase: protein MPSRPGLLECIERYFAAAPLLDARIERAGALDVPIADAAWPYPARPRKDAGAVTADDVRGAIALQQAAGLPAALEWILERSPGIGAAARAAGMTVEELPLLVADDPVDVVLPAGVRLFLVGAEDPELPHYQQLAVLAFAHPGGPADVHQVPADTSPEAAARTAVLRERIAEGRTVMMVALESGTPVAVGSHQPVDIDGTEVSEIVGVATLPRLRGRGLGAGIASALAAHARETAELVFLAAGDDEVARVYERIGFARVGTTGVAELPPTE from the coding sequence GTGCCTTCCCGCCCGGGACTGCTCGAGTGCATCGAGCGCTACTTCGCCGCCGCGCCCCTGCTGGACGCGCGGATCGAGCGCGCCGGCGCCCTGGACGTCCCGATCGCCGACGCCGCCTGGCCCTATCCGGCGCGACCGCGGAAGGATGCCGGCGCGGTCACCGCCGACGACGTCCGCGGCGCGATCGCGCTGCAGCAGGCCGCCGGGCTGCCGGCGGCGCTGGAGTGGATCCTCGAGCGCTCGCCCGGGATCGGCGCCGCGGCCCGGGCCGCGGGGATGACGGTCGAGGAGCTGCCACTGCTGGTGGCCGACGACCCGGTCGACGTGGTGCTGCCGGCGGGGGTGCGGCTGTTCCTGGTCGGCGCGGAGGACCCCGAGCTGCCGCACTACCAGCAGCTCGCCGTCCTGGCCTTCGCCCACCCCGGCGGGCCGGCCGACGTGCACCAGGTCCCGGCCGACACCTCGCCGGAGGCGGCCGCGCGCACCGCCGTCCTCCGGGAGCGGATCGCCGAGGGGCGGACCGTGATGATGGTGGCCCTCGAGAGCGGGACGCCGGTCGCGGTCGGCTCGCACCAGCCGGTGGACATCGACGGCACCGAGGTCAGCGAGATCGTCGGGGTGGCGACGCTGCCCCGGCTGCGCGGCCGCGGGCTGGGCGCCGGCATCGCGTCCGCGCTCGCCGCGCACGCCCGGGAGACCGCCGAGCTGGTGTTCCTGGCCGCCGGTGACGACGAGGTGGCCCGGGTCTACGAGCGCATCGGCTTCGCCCGGGTCGGGACCACGGGCGTCGCGGAGCTCCCTCCGACGGAGTGA
- a CDS encoding glycosyl hydrolase family 65 protein gives MTEGRAIFPVEPWALTEVGLDHDSLAVHESVFALANGHLGMRGSFEEGEPVVVPGTYLNGFFEERPLPYAEVGYGFPEMGQTVVNVTDGKLIRLLVKDSPLDLNYGEVIDHRRTLDLRAGVLRRSTEWRSPSGRTVRVTSTRLVSLARRSIAAIEYQVEVTDNLGDLYVALQSDLLANDDDAPADDGDPRAAAALARPLECELAAGRGRRAVLVHRTKRSRLRMAAGMDHVIQIPDSCTEDIEAAGDLARYTLAARIPPGGSLKLVKFLAYGWSSRRSGAALRDQVEAALATAKLAGFERLLREQRELLDQHWEDADVEIDGDDELQQAVRVGMFHVLQAGLRGERQAIPAKGLTGPGYDGHTFWDTETYVLPVLTYTAPHAARDALAWRYTTLALARERARVLGLRGAAFPWRTIRGEETSGYWPAGTAAFHINADIADAVIRYNDATLDEAFDRDYGAELLIETARLWASLGHFDAEHGFRIDGVTGPDEYTAVVDNNVYTNLMAQRNLRGAVDAVRRQPEVAGRLSVTEEEVDGWLRAAALVAVPYDTQRGVHMQSDGFTHHEEWDFAATPREKYPLLLHYPYFEIYRTQVVKQADLVMALHLRGDAFTLEEKIADFAYYEARTTRDSSLSATQQAVVAAETGHLQLAHEYWAEAALTDLQNLHSNSGHGLHIASLAGGWTVAVAGFGGLRDHGGQLAFAPRLPERISRLRFRVVYRGRKLTVTVERDRATYRLVDGDPLDVRHHGRQVRVDHEDVVLDVPPPPRVEPVHQPPGCEPRRRVRG, from the coding sequence ATGACCGAGGGGCGGGCGATCTTCCCGGTCGAGCCGTGGGCGCTGACCGAGGTCGGGCTCGACCACGACAGCCTCGCCGTGCACGAGTCGGTCTTCGCGCTGGCCAACGGGCACCTCGGGATGCGTGGCTCCTTCGAGGAGGGCGAGCCGGTCGTCGTCCCCGGCACCTACCTCAACGGCTTCTTCGAGGAACGGCCCCTGCCCTACGCCGAGGTCGGCTACGGGTTCCCCGAGATGGGCCAGACCGTGGTCAACGTGACCGACGGCAAGCTCATCCGGCTGCTGGTGAAGGACTCGCCGCTGGACCTCAACTACGGCGAGGTGATCGACCACCGCCGCACCCTCGACCTGCGCGCCGGCGTGCTGCGCCGGTCGACCGAGTGGCGCTCACCCAGCGGCCGCACGGTGCGGGTCACCAGCACCCGCCTGGTCTCGCTGGCGCGGCGGTCGATCGCCGCGATCGAGTACCAGGTGGAGGTCACCGACAACCTCGGAGACCTCTACGTCGCCCTGCAGTCGGACCTGCTCGCCAACGACGACGACGCGCCCGCCGACGACGGCGACCCGCGCGCGGCGGCCGCCCTCGCCCGCCCCCTGGAGTGCGAGCTGGCCGCCGGCCGCGGGCGCCGGGCGGTCCTGGTGCACCGCACCAAGCGCAGCCGGCTGCGCATGGCCGCCGGCATGGACCACGTCATCCAGATCCCCGACAGCTGCACGGAGGACATCGAGGCCGCCGGGGACCTCGCCCGCTACACGCTGGCCGCCCGCATCCCGCCCGGCGGGTCGCTGAAGCTCGTCAAGTTCCTCGCCTACGGATGGTCCTCGCGCCGGTCCGGTGCGGCGCTGCGCGACCAGGTCGAGGCGGCGCTGGCGACGGCGAAGCTGGCCGGCTTCGAGCGGCTGCTGCGGGAGCAGCGGGAACTGCTGGACCAGCACTGGGAGGACGCCGACGTCGAGATCGACGGTGACGACGAGCTCCAGCAGGCCGTCCGGGTGGGCATGTTCCACGTCCTGCAGGCCGGGTTGCGGGGGGAGCGGCAGGCCATCCCGGCGAAGGGGCTGACCGGCCCCGGCTACGACGGGCACACCTTCTGGGACACCGAGACCTACGTCCTCCCGGTCCTCACCTACACCGCCCCGCACGCCGCCCGGGACGCGCTGGCCTGGCGGTACACCACGCTGGCGCTGGCGCGCGAGCGGGCCCGGGTGCTGGGGCTGCGCGGCGCGGCGTTCCCGTGGCGGACGATCCGCGGTGAGGAGACCTCGGGCTACTGGCCGGCGGGAACGGCGGCCTTCCACATCAACGCCGACATCGCCGACGCCGTCATCCGGTACAACGACGCGACCCTGGACGAGGCCTTCGACCGCGACTACGGCGCCGAGCTGCTGATCGAGACGGCCCGCCTGTGGGCGTCGCTGGGGCACTTCGACGCCGAGCACGGTTTCCGCATCGACGGGGTCACCGGCCCGGACGAGTACACCGCCGTGGTGGACAACAACGTCTACACGAACCTGATGGCGCAGCGGAACCTGCGCGGCGCGGTCGATGCCGTCCGCCGGCAACCCGAGGTCGCCGGCCGGCTGTCGGTGACCGAGGAGGAGGTCGACGGGTGGCTGCGGGCCGCGGCCCTGGTGGCGGTGCCCTACGACACCCAGCGCGGCGTGCACATGCAGTCCGACGGCTTCACCCACCACGAGGAGTGGGACTTCGCCGCCACGCCACGGGAGAAGTACCCGCTCCTGCTGCACTACCCCTACTTCGAGATCTACCGGACGCAGGTGGTCAAGCAGGCCGACCTGGTGATGGCGCTGCACCTGCGGGGGGACGCGTTCACCCTCGAGGAGAAGATCGCCGACTTCGCCTACTACGAGGCGCGCACCACCCGGGACTCGTCTCTCTCGGCGACCCAGCAGGCCGTCGTCGCCGCCGAGACCGGGCACCTGCAGCTGGCCCACGAGTACTGGGCCGAGGCGGCGCTGACCGACCTGCAGAACCTGCACTCCAACTCCGGGCACGGGCTGCACATCGCCTCGCTCGCCGGTGGGTGGACCGTCGCCGTCGCCGGTTTCGGCGGGCTGCGCGACCACGGCGGGCAGCTGGCGTTCGCGCCGCGGCTGCCGGAGCGGATCAGCCGGCTGCGCTTCCGGGTGGTGTACCGCGGCCGCAAGCTCACCGTGACCGTGGAGCGGGACCGGGCCACCTACCGCCTGGTCGACGGCGACCCCCTCGACGTCCGTCACCACGGGCGGCAGGTGCGGGTCGACCACGAGGACGTGGTGCTCGACGTACCGCCGCCCCCGCGAGTGGAGCCGGTGCACCAGCCGCCGGGCTGCGAACCCCGGCGCCGCGTCCGCGGTTGA
- the coaA gene encoding type I pantothenate kinase, giving the protein MGRVTAGTRGSISPYAVFDRDSWRALAAGSSLPLDATELDTLASLGDRIDLDEVATVYLPLARLLSLHVTASRRLWAAQSEFLGDATAKVPFVIAVAGSVAVGKSTTARLLQTLLAATPGAPRVDLVTTDGFLLPNAVLQERGLLGRKGFPESYDRRALLRFLADVKSGREEVFAPVYDHQSYDIVPGRVQAVDRPDILVLEGLNVLQAGRRTDGSAPEIFLSDFFDFSVYVDAAEADIQRWYVERFLALWRTAFQDTTAYFHRFAALTDDQARETALGIWSAVNGPNLRDNIAPTRSRARLVLQKSADHSVRRVLLRKL; this is encoded by the coding sequence ATGGGGCGCGTGACGGCTGGGACGCGTGGCTCCATCTCGCCCTACGCGGTGTTCGACCGCGACTCGTGGCGAGCGCTCGCGGCCGGCTCCAGCCTGCCGCTGGACGCGACGGAGCTGGACACACTCGCGTCCCTGGGCGACCGCATCGACCTCGACGAGGTGGCCACCGTCTACCTCCCGCTGGCGCGCCTGCTCAGCCTGCACGTCACGGCCAGCCGCCGGCTGTGGGCGGCCCAGAGCGAGTTCCTGGGCGACGCCACCGCCAAGGTGCCGTTCGTCATCGCCGTCGCCGGCAGCGTCGCCGTGGGCAAGAGCACCACCGCCCGCCTGCTGCAGACGCTGCTGGCCGCCACGCCCGGCGCCCCCCGGGTCGACCTCGTCACCACCGACGGCTTCCTCCTCCCCAACGCGGTCCTGCAGGAGCGGGGCCTGCTCGGTCGGAAGGGGTTTCCGGAGAGCTACGACCGCCGGGCGCTGCTGCGCTTCCTCGCGGACGTGAAGTCCGGCCGCGAGGAGGTGTTCGCGCCGGTGTACGACCACCAGTCCTACGACATCGTGCCCGGGCGGGTGCAGGCGGTCGACCGCCCCGACATCCTCGTGCTGGAGGGGCTCAACGTGCTGCAGGCCGGGCGCCGCACCGACGGGTCGGCGCCGGAGATCTTCCTGTCGGACTTCTTCGACTTCTCCGTCTACGTCGACGCCGCCGAGGCCGACATCCAGCGGTGGTACGTCGAGCGGTTCCTGGCGCTGTGGCGGACGGCGTTCCAGGACACCACCGCCTACTTCCACCGCTTCGCCGCCCTCACCGACGACCAGGCCCGGGAGACGGCACTGGGCATCTGGTCGGCGGTGAACGGGCCGAACCTGCGGGACAACATCGCCCCTACGCGATCGCGCGCCCGGCTGGTGTTGCAGAAGTCCGCCGACCACTCGGTGCGCCGGGTGCTCCTCCGCAAGCTCTGA
- a CDS encoding M50 family metallopeptidase, which translates to MEVLARFWARATATVPDLPPLVLLATAAAAALLVLSPSLWRPARNVVTIAHEGAHGLVALAAGRRLSGIRLHSDTSGLTVSAGRPTGLGMVLTCAAGYTGPALFGLGAAALLAAGHAIGLLWALLLLLTLLLVQIRNWYGLWSVLVTGGIVFAATWWLPPAGQSVFAAVATWFLLLAAPRAVLELHTARRRRGTRDSDADQLARLTPFPALVWVGVFLVVDLAALVLGARWLLG; encoded by the coding sequence ATGGAGGTCCTCGCCCGGTTCTGGGCCCGCGCGACGGCGACCGTCCCGGACCTCCCGCCGCTGGTGCTGCTCGCCACCGCGGCGGCGGCCGCCCTCCTCGTCCTCTCCCCCAGCCTCTGGCGCCCGGCCCGCAACGTCGTGACCATCGCCCACGAGGGCGCTCACGGGCTGGTGGCGCTGGCGGCCGGGCGGCGGCTCTCCGGCATCCGGCTGCACTCCGACACCTCCGGCCTGACCGTCTCCGCGGGTCGGCCGACCGGGCTGGGCATGGTGCTGACCTGCGCCGCCGGCTACACCGGCCCCGCCCTCTTCGGGCTCGGCGCCGCAGCCCTGCTCGCCGCCGGACACGCCATCGGGCTGCTGTGGGCGCTGCTCCTCCTGCTCACCCTGCTGCTGGTGCAGATCCGCAACTGGTACGGGCTGTGGTCGGTGCTGGTCACCGGCGGGATCGTCTTCGCCGCCACCTGGTGGCTGCCGCCGGCGGGCCAGTCGGTGTTCGCGGCGGTGGCCACGTGGTTCCTGCTGCTGGCCGCGCCGCGGGCCGTGCTCGAGCTGCACACCGCCCGCCGGCGCCGCGGCACCCGGGACTCCGACGCCGACCAGCTCGCCCGGCTGACCCCCTTTCCTGCCCTCGTCTGGGTGGGTGTCTTCCTGGTCGTTGACCTTGCTGCGTTGGTTCTGGGCGCGAGGTGGTTGCTCGGCTGA